ATAGGCGAATCAGGGTCAGGAAAAACTTCTCTAGCGTTAATGCTTGCCGGCTTATCCATACCTACCTCAGGCTCTGTGTTCTTCGATGGTATCAATGTACATAAGCCTCAAAAAACAGAAATCCCTATTCTAAGAAAAGAAATCCGAATGGTATTTCAAGATCCCTTTTCTTCTCTCAATCCAAGAAAAAACATCCTCAGCAATTTGGGAGAAATTCTTTTGCGCCAACGAATAGCTAAAAATAAAGACGAACAAATCCAACTTGTAACAAGCGCTCTTAACAAAGTTGGCTTACCGGACTCCGTCCTATACATGTATCCTCACCAACTTTCCGGTGGGCAACAACAACGATTATCTATAGGGAGAGCTATCATAGGGAAACCTAAATTAATTATCTGTGACGAAATTGTTTCCGCATTGGACCTCTCCACACAAGCACAAATCCTGAATATGCTCAAAGACTTGTATATTTCATTAGGGATTAATTACCTGTTCATCTCCCATGATTTGGCTGTGGTTAGACATTTTTGTTCGGACATCATCATCATGTATCGAGGGAAAATTATGGAAACCGGAAGTACAGAAAGCGTCTTTCAAAGTCCCAAGCATCCGTACACCAAGTTACTATTGAACTCTCAACCAGCAGCAACCCCTAATCAAGCAAGAAGCCGGGCTCCCAATCCTTTCGAGTTAACTACCCCCAGTGACACTCCCAGCCCAGAAGGATGTCCCTTTTACTCGCGTTGCCCCTTCAGAAAAAAGCTATGCAAAACAGGACCTATACCAAGAAAAACCGACCTCTTACAGACATACGATTGTATTTGCTAACCCGTCTCTCAAACACCACACAGCATGTCACGAAGATACCTTCGATAGGAGCGTCTCCAGCTCTGTGAATTGCTTCTCATTTTCAAAGTGAATAGAGATAACCCCCCTACCCCCCTTAGATCGAACAGTAACTTTAGAAGAAAACACCGACGAAAGCTTCTCGGTCGCTGAAGTTATCTGCTCTTCAGGAATATTACGTAAAACAATATCCTCTCCAACAAAAGCAGAAACTCTCGCAGATTCTCCACTCTTGAGCATCTTCTTAGCCAGTATTTCAGCTTCCCTAACTGCCAATCCTTCTTTCACAATTGCCTGAACCAGCTCTTTCCTAAGGGGAAGATCTTCCAACATCAGGACAACCTTAGCATGCCCTAATGATAGACTGCCTTCGCGAATGTACTGCTTTATACAGTCTCCCAAGGTAAGTAGCCGTAAGTAATTAGCAACTGTAGAACGTTTCTTCCCCACCTTTTTGGCCACCTGATCTTGAGTCAAACCAAAAACATCTATCAGCTTTTTAAAAGCCTCTGCCATTTCCATCGGGTTAAGATTAACCCTCTGAAGATTTTCAATCAAAGTAGCTTCTGCAGCAACCTGGTCCTTAGATGCCCGCACCAATACGGGAATAGTCGTAAATCCAGCCAATGCAGAAGCTCTCCAACGACGCTCCCCAGCAATAAGTTCGTAATATAAAACCTTACCCCCACTCTTTATCTCCCTAACAACCGGGGGTTGAATAAGACCAACGGAGCGAAGAGACTGAGCCAATTCTCCCAGCTCTTCCTCCGAAAAGTGCTTCCTTGGTTGAAATGGACTTACGCGAATAGATTCAATCGATACC
This sequence is a window from Chlamydiifrater volucris. Protein-coding genes within it:
- a CDS encoding oligopeptide/dipeptide ABC transporter ATP-binding protein, translating into MITKPLLLNVADLKKYHYKSSGLFASKQIIKSVDGISFTMKHGRILGIIGESGSGKTSLALMLAGLSIPTSGSVFFDGINVHKPQKTEIPILRKEIRMVFQDPFSSLNPRKNILSNLGEILLRQRIAKNKDEQIQLVTSALNKVGLPDSVLYMYPHQLSGGQQQRLSIGRAIIGKPKLIICDEIVSALDLSTQAQILNMLKDLYISLGINYLFISHDLAVVRHFCSDIIIMYRGKIMETGSTESVFQSPKHPYTKLLLNSQPAATPNQARSRAPNPFELTTPSDTPSPEGCPFYSRCPFRKKLCKTGPIPRKTDLLQTYDCIC
- a CDS encoding ParB/RepB/Spo0J family partition protein yields the protein MDKDFEDRVVEVSIESIRVSPFQPRKHFSEEELGELAQSLRSVGLIQPPVVREIKSGGKVLYYELIAGERRWRASALAGFTTIPVLVRASKDQVAAEATLIENLQRVNLNPMEMAEAFKKLIDVFGLTQDQVAKKVGKKRSTVANYLRLLTLGDCIKQYIREGSLSLGHAKVVLMLEDLPLRKELVQAIVKEGLAVREAEILAKKMLKSGESARVSAFVGEDIVLRNIPEEQITSATEKLSSVFSSKVTVRSKGGRGVISIHFENEKQFTELETLLSKVSS